In the Anoplopoma fimbria isolate UVic2021 breed Golden Eagle Sablefish chromosome 7, Afim_UVic_2022, whole genome shotgun sequence genome, one interval contains:
- the myocd gene encoding myocardin isoform X5, with translation MTLLGSEHSILIRSKFRSVLQLRLQQRRTREQLADQGIMPLNHGKFPKQEDSYAFEEDSSSESLSPEQHHSDESQGSACPSSEAVGSTPSSSSSPSLTGPRQGGATRDPPDQGQEEGLSGANNSQASPPIPVPAIVKSKTSDKNRHKKPKDVKPKVKKLKYHQYIPPDQKAEKSPPPMDSAYARLLQQQQLFLQLQILSQQKHAHTHPQSQQHSHTHTPQTQAQAQAQQRQPSFSYQPHPATQTQKGASEHLSAGCSSGPSSNSSSPVKNTYANQSNISPVQPGPLPANLDDLKVSELRQHLRIRGMPVSGTKTALIERLRPFKDSNSGSSPSGSSDITTVTFPVTPTGSLSSYQSPSSSSALSQGGYYPYPSTSSSPPISPASSELSLSGSLPDSFSDVPMSSPTQFALQPSPAQLGMEDGLGGGGLRAGEGGDGEEAEKDKMLVEKQKVIEELTWKLHQEQRQVEELRMQLHKRKRCYGATQDTVPPQSPCTTMHHQQTPAMMGQHFFGVTIKQEPMSLSSSCPLSSPKQLKSSAGSCMEDMGHCNNPLPNMGGPGGPQCMDTSSGSPSTMSAFLSPQCSPQDSPIGKPPSSPQPSSPNKPYLLSPSLGRDGCGPPHPHPHPQANNRARNMQMQQKNGGQAMNCSYPSDQRGLQGVFNNSTACGHSSSTKSDNHNMQPKQLTRSQQMDELLDVLIESGGCPGLLIPRFHRHYEHLSPSQLSYSHSANHIAESHLESLLGSPIGRGGEVALLKMAAEDGGQEDEGNRDGEGYGSPHNHQRQPHHPQQDKLLTNRDLMDTPLLPISTKLSSVSEVQGMVSMTFSETPWETMEWLDLTPPSSATALGFAPPSGPSIFNTEFLDVTDINLNSAMDLHLEHW, from the exons TAAACCATGGTAAGTTCCCCAAGCAGGAGGACTCTTATGCTTTTGAGGAAGACAGCAGCAGTGAGAGTCTGTCTCCAGAGCAGCACCACAGTGATGAGTCGCAGGGCTCGGCCTGCCCTTCATCGGAGGCTGTCGGCAGTAcgccctcctcctcatcctcaccttcATTAACCGGCCCACGACAG GGAGGTGCAACCAGAGACCCACCTGATCAAGGTCAGGAGGAAGGGCTGTCTGGTGCCAACAACAGCCAGGCTTCCCCCCCAATACCTGTTCCTGCTATTGTCAAG TCCAAGACTTCAGACAAGAACCGACACAAGAAGCCCAAAGATGTGAAGCCGAAGGTGAAGAAGCTCAAGTACCACCAGTACATTCCTCCGGACCAGAAGGCAGAGAAGTCCCCTCCGCCCATGGACTCAGCCTACGCCCGACTCCTCCAGCAACAGCAGCTCTTCCTGCAGCTGCAGATCCTCAGCCAGCAGaaacacgctcacacacatccacagtcacagcagcactcacacacacacactccacagaCACAGGCCCAGGCCCAGGCCCAGCAGCGGCAGCCCTCTTTTAGCTACCAGCCTCACCCAGCGACCCAAACCCAGAA AGGAGCCAGTGAGCACCTGTCAGCTGGATGCTCCAGCGGTCCATCCAGTAACTCCTCCTCCCCAGTCAAGAACACGTACGCCAACCAAAGCAACATCTCACCGGTCCAACCTGGGCCCCTTCCAGCTAATCTGGATGACCTAAAA GTATCAGAGCTCAGGCAGCACCTGCGTATTCGTGGCATGCCTGTCTCCGGCACCAAGACGGCCCTCATCGAGCGCCTCCGACCCTTCAAGGACTCCAACTCTGGCTCCTCGCCCTCTGGCTCCTCTGACATCACCACAGTGACCTTTCCTGTCACACCCACAGGATCCCTGTCTTCCTACCAGTCCCCGTCCTCCTCCAGCGCCCTGTCCCAGGGAGGATACTACCCTTAccccagcacctcctcctcccctcctatCTCCCCTGCCTCCTCCGAGCTGTCCCTCAGCGGTTCCCTCCCCGACAGCTTCAGCGACGTGCCCATGTCCTCGCCGACGCAGTTCGCCCTGCAGCCATCCCCGGCCCAGCTTGGCATGGAGGACGGCCTGGGCGGGGGAGGCCTGAGGGCGGGGGAGGGTGGAGATGGCGAGGAAGCTGAAAAAGATAAGATGCTGGTGGAAAAGCAAAAGGTGATTGAGGAGCTGACATGGAAGCTGCACCAGGAGCAGAGACAG GTTGAAGAGCTGAGGATGCAGCTTCACAAGAGGAAACGCTGCTATGGAGCAACACAGGACACCGTCCCCCCTCAGTCTCCATGCACCACCATGCACCACCAGCAGACTCCAGCCATGATGGGCCAGCACTTCTTTGGGGTGACTATCAAGCAGGAGCCCATGTCCTTGTCCTCCAGCTGCCCTCTGTCCTCTCCCAAACAGCTGAAGAGCTCTGCTGGCAGCTGCATGGAGGATATGGGACACTGCAACAACCCCCTTCCCAATATGGGGGGCCCCGGAGGGCCACAATGTATGGACACTTCCTCCGGCAGCCCCTCCACAATGTCTGCTTTCCTCAGTCCACAGTGCTCGCCACAAGACTCCCCCATTGGAAAACCTCCCAGTAGCCCCCAGCCTTCATCTCCCAATAAACCCTACTTGCTGTCACCTTCGCTGGGGAGAGACGGCTGCGGTCCCCCCCATCCCCACCCCCATCCCCAGGCCAATAACAGAGCACGCAACATGCAG ATGCAGCAGAAGAACGGTGGCCAGGCGATGAACTGCTCTTATCCCTCCGACCAGAGAGGCCTTCAGGGAGTCTTTAACAACTCCACTGCTTGTGGCCACAGCAGCTCAACCAAGTCTGACAACCACAATATGCAACCAAAG CAACTGACCAGAAGTCAGCAGATGGACGAACTTTTGGATGTGCTCATAGAGAGTGGAG GGTGTCCCGGCCTCCTCATCCCTAGGTTCCACAGACACTACGAACACCTGTCCCCCAGCCAGCTCTCTTACAGCCACTCGGCCAATCACATCGCAGAGAGCCACCTGGAGAGTCTGCTGGGCAGTCCCATTGGCCGGGGAGGGGAGGTGGCTCTTCTTAAAATGGCTGCCGAGGACGGGGGGCAGGAAGATGAAGGAAACAGAGACGGCGAAGGGTACGGCAGCCCCCACAACCACCAGCGCCAGCCTCACCATCCCCAACAGGACAAACTTCTGACCAACAGAGATCTGATGGACACCCCTCTGTTGCCCATCAGTACCAAGTTGTCCTCCGTCTCCGAGGTGCAGGGGATGGTCAGCATGACTTTCAGCGAGACGCCGTGGGAGACGATGGAGTGGCTGGACCTGACGCCGCCCAGCTCGGCCACGGCCTTGGGTTTTGCTCCTCCCAGCGGGCCCAGCATCTTCAACACAGAGTTCCTGGATGTCACAGACATTAACCTGAACTCTGCCATGGACCTTCACCTGGAGCACTGGTGA
- the myocd gene encoding myocardin isoform X1 → MTLLGSEHSILIRSKFRSVLQLRLQQRRTREQLADQGIMPLNHGKFPKQEDSYAFEEDSSSESLSPEQHHSDESQGSACPSSEAVGSTPSSSSSPSLTGPRQGGATRDPPDQGQEEGLSGANNSQASPPIPVPAIVKSKTSDKNRHKKPKDVKPKVKKLKYHQYIPPDQKAEKSPPPMDSAYARLLQQQQLFLQLQILSQQKHAHTHPQSQQHSHTHTPQTQAQAQAQQRQPSFSYQPHPATQTQKGASEHLSAGCSSGPSSNSSSPVKNTYANQSNISPVQPGPLPANLDDLKVSELRQHLRIRGMPVSGTKTALIERLRPFKDSNSGSSPSGSSDITTVTFPVTPTGSLSSYQSPSSSSALSQGGYYPYPSTSSSPPISPASSELSLSGSLPDSFSDVPMSSPTQFALQPSPAQLGMEDGLGGGGLRAGEGGDGEEAEKDKMLVEKQKVIEELTWKLHQEQRQVEELRMQLHKRKRCYGATQDTVPPQSPCTTMHHQQTPAMMGQHFFGVTIKQEPMSLSSSCPLSSPKQLKSSAGSCMEDMGHCNNPLPNMGGPGGPQCMDTSSGSPSTMSAFLSPQCSPQDSPIGKPPSSPQPSSPNKPYLLSPSLGRDGCGPPHPHPHPQANNRARNMQMQQKNGGQAMNCSYPSDQRGLQGVFNNSTACGHSSSTKSDNHNMQPKMSVVPSPRHVGQKGQVSPPAFSSSDSDASDLRQPPRYEDAVKQQLTRSQQMDELLDVLIESGEMPANAREERERASVTKVVPHITVSPGCPGLLIPRFHRHYEHLSPSQLSYSHSANHIAESHLESLLGSPIGRGGEVALLKMAAEDGGQEDEGNRDGEGYGSPHNHQRQPHHPQQDKLLTNRDLMDTPLLPISTKLSSVSEVQGMVSMTFSETPWETMEWLDLTPPSSATALGFAPPSGPSIFNTEFLDVTDINLNSAMDLHLEHW, encoded by the exons TAAACCATGGTAAGTTCCCCAAGCAGGAGGACTCTTATGCTTTTGAGGAAGACAGCAGCAGTGAGAGTCTGTCTCCAGAGCAGCACCACAGTGATGAGTCGCAGGGCTCGGCCTGCCCTTCATCGGAGGCTGTCGGCAGTAcgccctcctcctcatcctcaccttcATTAACCGGCCCACGACAG GGAGGTGCAACCAGAGACCCACCTGATCAAGGTCAGGAGGAAGGGCTGTCTGGTGCCAACAACAGCCAGGCTTCCCCCCCAATACCTGTTCCTGCTATTGTCAAG TCCAAGACTTCAGACAAGAACCGACACAAGAAGCCCAAAGATGTGAAGCCGAAGGTGAAGAAGCTCAAGTACCACCAGTACATTCCTCCGGACCAGAAGGCAGAGAAGTCCCCTCCGCCCATGGACTCAGCCTACGCCCGACTCCTCCAGCAACAGCAGCTCTTCCTGCAGCTGCAGATCCTCAGCCAGCAGaaacacgctcacacacatccacagtcacagcagcactcacacacacacactccacagaCACAGGCCCAGGCCCAGGCCCAGCAGCGGCAGCCCTCTTTTAGCTACCAGCCTCACCCAGCGACCCAAACCCAGAA AGGAGCCAGTGAGCACCTGTCAGCTGGATGCTCCAGCGGTCCATCCAGTAACTCCTCCTCCCCAGTCAAGAACACGTACGCCAACCAAAGCAACATCTCACCGGTCCAACCTGGGCCCCTTCCAGCTAATCTGGATGACCTAAAA GTATCAGAGCTCAGGCAGCACCTGCGTATTCGTGGCATGCCTGTCTCCGGCACCAAGACGGCCCTCATCGAGCGCCTCCGACCCTTCAAGGACTCCAACTCTGGCTCCTCGCCCTCTGGCTCCTCTGACATCACCACAGTGACCTTTCCTGTCACACCCACAGGATCCCTGTCTTCCTACCAGTCCCCGTCCTCCTCCAGCGCCCTGTCCCAGGGAGGATACTACCCTTAccccagcacctcctcctcccctcctatCTCCCCTGCCTCCTCCGAGCTGTCCCTCAGCGGTTCCCTCCCCGACAGCTTCAGCGACGTGCCCATGTCCTCGCCGACGCAGTTCGCCCTGCAGCCATCCCCGGCCCAGCTTGGCATGGAGGACGGCCTGGGCGGGGGAGGCCTGAGGGCGGGGGAGGGTGGAGATGGCGAGGAAGCTGAAAAAGATAAGATGCTGGTGGAAAAGCAAAAGGTGATTGAGGAGCTGACATGGAAGCTGCACCAGGAGCAGAGACAG GTTGAAGAGCTGAGGATGCAGCTTCACAAGAGGAAACGCTGCTATGGAGCAACACAGGACACCGTCCCCCCTCAGTCTCCATGCACCACCATGCACCACCAGCAGACTCCAGCCATGATGGGCCAGCACTTCTTTGGGGTGACTATCAAGCAGGAGCCCATGTCCTTGTCCTCCAGCTGCCCTCTGTCCTCTCCCAAACAGCTGAAGAGCTCTGCTGGCAGCTGCATGGAGGATATGGGACACTGCAACAACCCCCTTCCCAATATGGGGGGCCCCGGAGGGCCACAATGTATGGACACTTCCTCCGGCAGCCCCTCCACAATGTCTGCTTTCCTCAGTCCACAGTGCTCGCCACAAGACTCCCCCATTGGAAAACCTCCCAGTAGCCCCCAGCCTTCATCTCCCAATAAACCCTACTTGCTGTCACCTTCGCTGGGGAGAGACGGCTGCGGTCCCCCCCATCCCCACCCCCATCCCCAGGCCAATAACAGAGCACGCAACATGCAG ATGCAGCAGAAGAACGGTGGCCAGGCGATGAACTGCTCTTATCCCTCCGACCAGAGAGGCCTTCAGGGAGTCTTTAACAACTCCACTGCTTGTGGCCACAGCAGCTCAACCAAGTCTGACAACCACAATATGCAACCAAAG ATGTCAGTAGTGCCCTCTCCTCGGCATGTTGGCCAAAAGGGCCAGGTCTCTCCCCCTGCCTTCAGTAGCTCAGATTCAGATGCATCAGACTTAAGACAGCCCCCACGCTATGAGGATGCAGTCAAGCAG CAACTGACCAGAAGTCAGCAGATGGACGAACTTTTGGATGTGCTCATAGAGAGTGGAG AGATGCCAGCAAACGccagagaagagagggagagggccTCTGTAACCAAAGTTGTGCCTCACATTACTGTGTCCCCAGGGTGTCCCGGCCTCCTCATCCCTAGGTTCCACAGACACTACGAACACCTGTCCCCCAGCCAGCTCTCTTACAGCCACTCGGCCAATCACATCGCAGAGAGCCACCTGGAGAGTCTGCTGGGCAGTCCCATTGGCCGGGGAGGGGAGGTGGCTCTTCTTAAAATGGCTGCCGAGGACGGGGGGCAGGAAGATGAAGGAAACAGAGACGGCGAAGGGTACGGCAGCCCCCACAACCACCAGCGCCAGCCTCACCATCCCCAACAGGACAAACTTCTGACCAACAGAGATCTGATGGACACCCCTCTGTTGCCCATCAGTACCAAGTTGTCCTCCGTCTCCGAGGTGCAGGGGATGGTCAGCATGACTTTCAGCGAGACGCCGTGGGAGACGATGGAGTGGCTGGACCTGACGCCGCCCAGCTCGGCCACGGCCTTGGGTTTTGCTCCTCCCAGCGGGCCCAGCATCTTCAACACAGAGTTCCTGGATGTCACAGACATTAACCTGAACTCTGCCATGGACCTTCACCTGGAGCACTGGTGA
- the myocd gene encoding myocardin isoform X4, whose amino-acid sequence MTLLGSEHSILIRSKFRSVLQLRLQQRRTREQLADQGIMPLNHGKFPKQEDSYAFEEDSSSESLSPEQHHSDESQGSACPSSEAVGSTPSSSSSPSLTGPRQGGATRDPPDQGQEEGLSGANNSQASPPIPVPAIVKSKTSDKNRHKKPKDVKPKVKKLKYHQYIPPDQKAEKSPPPMDSAYARLLQQQQLFLQLQILSQQKHAHTHPQSQQHSHTHTPQTQAQAQAQQRQPSFSYQPHPATQTQKGASEHLSAGCSSGPSSNSSSPVKNTYANQSNISPVQPGPLPANLDDLKVSELRQHLRIRGMPVSGTKTALIERLRPFKDSNSGSSPSGSSDITTVTFPVTPTGSLSSYQSPSSSSALSQGGYYPYPSTSSSPPISPASSELSLSGSLPDSFSDVPMSSPTQFALQPSPAQLGMEDGLGGGGLRAGEGGDGEEAEKDKMLVEKQKVIEELTWKLHQEQRQVEELRMQLHKRKRCYGATQDTVPPQSPCTTMHHQQTPAMMGQHFFGVTIKQEPMSLSSSCPLSSPKQLKSSAGSCMEDMGHCNNPLPNMGGPGGPQCMDTSSGSPSTMSAFLSPQCSPQDSPIGKPPSSPQPSSPNKPYLLSPSLGRDGCGPPHPHPHPQANNRARNMQMQQKNGGQAMNCSYPSDQRGLQGVFNNSTACGHSSSTKSDNHNMQPKQLTRSQQMDELLDVLIESGEMPANAREERERASVTKVVPHITVSPGCPGLLIPRFHRHYEHLSPSQLSYSHSANHIAESHLESLLGSPIGRGGEVALLKMAAEDGGQEDEGNRDGEGYGSPHNHQRQPHHPQQDKLLTNRDLMDTPLLPISTKLSSVSEVQGMVSMTFSETPWETMEWLDLTPPSSATALGFAPPSGPSIFNTEFLDVTDINLNSAMDLHLEHW is encoded by the exons TAAACCATGGTAAGTTCCCCAAGCAGGAGGACTCTTATGCTTTTGAGGAAGACAGCAGCAGTGAGAGTCTGTCTCCAGAGCAGCACCACAGTGATGAGTCGCAGGGCTCGGCCTGCCCTTCATCGGAGGCTGTCGGCAGTAcgccctcctcctcatcctcaccttcATTAACCGGCCCACGACAG GGAGGTGCAACCAGAGACCCACCTGATCAAGGTCAGGAGGAAGGGCTGTCTGGTGCCAACAACAGCCAGGCTTCCCCCCCAATACCTGTTCCTGCTATTGTCAAG TCCAAGACTTCAGACAAGAACCGACACAAGAAGCCCAAAGATGTGAAGCCGAAGGTGAAGAAGCTCAAGTACCACCAGTACATTCCTCCGGACCAGAAGGCAGAGAAGTCCCCTCCGCCCATGGACTCAGCCTACGCCCGACTCCTCCAGCAACAGCAGCTCTTCCTGCAGCTGCAGATCCTCAGCCAGCAGaaacacgctcacacacatccacagtcacagcagcactcacacacacacactccacagaCACAGGCCCAGGCCCAGGCCCAGCAGCGGCAGCCCTCTTTTAGCTACCAGCCTCACCCAGCGACCCAAACCCAGAA AGGAGCCAGTGAGCACCTGTCAGCTGGATGCTCCAGCGGTCCATCCAGTAACTCCTCCTCCCCAGTCAAGAACACGTACGCCAACCAAAGCAACATCTCACCGGTCCAACCTGGGCCCCTTCCAGCTAATCTGGATGACCTAAAA GTATCAGAGCTCAGGCAGCACCTGCGTATTCGTGGCATGCCTGTCTCCGGCACCAAGACGGCCCTCATCGAGCGCCTCCGACCCTTCAAGGACTCCAACTCTGGCTCCTCGCCCTCTGGCTCCTCTGACATCACCACAGTGACCTTTCCTGTCACACCCACAGGATCCCTGTCTTCCTACCAGTCCCCGTCCTCCTCCAGCGCCCTGTCCCAGGGAGGATACTACCCTTAccccagcacctcctcctcccctcctatCTCCCCTGCCTCCTCCGAGCTGTCCCTCAGCGGTTCCCTCCCCGACAGCTTCAGCGACGTGCCCATGTCCTCGCCGACGCAGTTCGCCCTGCAGCCATCCCCGGCCCAGCTTGGCATGGAGGACGGCCTGGGCGGGGGAGGCCTGAGGGCGGGGGAGGGTGGAGATGGCGAGGAAGCTGAAAAAGATAAGATGCTGGTGGAAAAGCAAAAGGTGATTGAGGAGCTGACATGGAAGCTGCACCAGGAGCAGAGACAG GTTGAAGAGCTGAGGATGCAGCTTCACAAGAGGAAACGCTGCTATGGAGCAACACAGGACACCGTCCCCCCTCAGTCTCCATGCACCACCATGCACCACCAGCAGACTCCAGCCATGATGGGCCAGCACTTCTTTGGGGTGACTATCAAGCAGGAGCCCATGTCCTTGTCCTCCAGCTGCCCTCTGTCCTCTCCCAAACAGCTGAAGAGCTCTGCTGGCAGCTGCATGGAGGATATGGGACACTGCAACAACCCCCTTCCCAATATGGGGGGCCCCGGAGGGCCACAATGTATGGACACTTCCTCCGGCAGCCCCTCCACAATGTCTGCTTTCCTCAGTCCACAGTGCTCGCCACAAGACTCCCCCATTGGAAAACCTCCCAGTAGCCCCCAGCCTTCATCTCCCAATAAACCCTACTTGCTGTCACCTTCGCTGGGGAGAGACGGCTGCGGTCCCCCCCATCCCCACCCCCATCCCCAGGCCAATAACAGAGCACGCAACATGCAG ATGCAGCAGAAGAACGGTGGCCAGGCGATGAACTGCTCTTATCCCTCCGACCAGAGAGGCCTTCAGGGAGTCTTTAACAACTCCACTGCTTGTGGCCACAGCAGCTCAACCAAGTCTGACAACCACAATATGCAACCAAAG CAACTGACCAGAAGTCAGCAGATGGACGAACTTTTGGATGTGCTCATAGAGAGTGGAG AGATGCCAGCAAACGccagagaagagagggagagggccTCTGTAACCAAAGTTGTGCCTCACATTACTGTGTCCCCAGGGTGTCCCGGCCTCCTCATCCCTAGGTTCCACAGACACTACGAACACCTGTCCCCCAGCCAGCTCTCTTACAGCCACTCGGCCAATCACATCGCAGAGAGCCACCTGGAGAGTCTGCTGGGCAGTCCCATTGGCCGGGGAGGGGAGGTGGCTCTTCTTAAAATGGCTGCCGAGGACGGGGGGCAGGAAGATGAAGGAAACAGAGACGGCGAAGGGTACGGCAGCCCCCACAACCACCAGCGCCAGCCTCACCATCCCCAACAGGACAAACTTCTGACCAACAGAGATCTGATGGACACCCCTCTGTTGCCCATCAGTACCAAGTTGTCCTCCGTCTCCGAGGTGCAGGGGATGGTCAGCATGACTTTCAGCGAGACGCCGTGGGAGACGATGGAGTGGCTGGACCTGACGCCGCCCAGCTCGGCCACGGCCTTGGGTTTTGCTCCTCCCAGCGGGCCCAGCATCTTCAACACAGAGTTCCTGGATGTCACAGACATTAACCTGAACTCTGCCATGGACCTTCACCTGGAGCACTGGTGA
- the myocd gene encoding myocardin isoform X3 produces MPLNHGKFPKQEDSYAFEEDSSSESLSPEQHHSDESQGSACPSSEAVGSTPSSSSSPSLTGPRQGGATRDPPDQGQEEGLSGANNSQASPPIPVPAIVKSKTSDKNRHKKPKDVKPKVKKLKYHQYIPPDQKAEKSPPPMDSAYARLLQQQQLFLQLQILSQQKHAHTHPQSQQHSHTHTPQTQAQAQAQQRQPSFSYQPHPATQTQKGASEHLSAGCSSGPSSNSSSPVKNTYANQSNISPVQPGPLPANLDDLKVSELRQHLRIRGMPVSGTKTALIERLRPFKDSNSGSSPSGSSDITTVTFPVTPTGSLSSYQSPSSSSALSQGGYYPYPSTSSSPPISPASSELSLSGSLPDSFSDVPMSSPTQFALQPSPAQLGMEDGLGGGGLRAGEGGDGEEAEKDKMLVEKQKVIEELTWKLHQEQRQVEELRMQLHKRKRCYGATQDTVPPQSPCTTMHHQQTPAMMGQHFFGVTIKQEPMSLSSSCPLSSPKQLKSSAGSCMEDMGHCNNPLPNMGGPGGPQCMDTSSGSPSTMSAFLSPQCSPQDSPIGKPPSSPQPSSPNKPYLLSPSLGRDGCGPPHPHPHPQANNRARNMQMQQKNGGQAMNCSYPSDQRGLQGVFNNSTACGHSSSTKSDNHNMQPKMSVVPSPRHVGQKGQVSPPAFSSSDSDASDLRQPPRYEDAVKQQLTRSQQMDELLDVLIESGEMPANAREERERASVTKVVPHITVSPGCPGLLIPRFHRHYEHLSPSQLSYSHSANHIAESHLESLLGSPIGRGGEVALLKMAAEDGGQEDEGNRDGEGYGSPHNHQRQPHHPQQDKLLTNRDLMDTPLLPISTKLSSVSEVQGMVSMTFSETPWETMEWLDLTPPSSATALGFAPPSGPSIFNTEFLDVTDINLNSAMDLHLEHW; encoded by the exons TAAACCATGGTAAGTTCCCCAAGCAGGAGGACTCTTATGCTTTTGAGGAAGACAGCAGCAGTGAGAGTCTGTCTCCAGAGCAGCACCACAGTGATGAGTCGCAGGGCTCGGCCTGCCCTTCATCGGAGGCTGTCGGCAGTAcgccctcctcctcatcctcaccttcATTAACCGGCCCACGACAG GGAGGTGCAACCAGAGACCCACCTGATCAAGGTCAGGAGGAAGGGCTGTCTGGTGCCAACAACAGCCAGGCTTCCCCCCCAATACCTGTTCCTGCTATTGTCAAG TCCAAGACTTCAGACAAGAACCGACACAAGAAGCCCAAAGATGTGAAGCCGAAGGTGAAGAAGCTCAAGTACCACCAGTACATTCCTCCGGACCAGAAGGCAGAGAAGTCCCCTCCGCCCATGGACTCAGCCTACGCCCGACTCCTCCAGCAACAGCAGCTCTTCCTGCAGCTGCAGATCCTCAGCCAGCAGaaacacgctcacacacatccacagtcacagcagcactcacacacacacactccacagaCACAGGCCCAGGCCCAGGCCCAGCAGCGGCAGCCCTCTTTTAGCTACCAGCCTCACCCAGCGACCCAAACCCAGAA AGGAGCCAGTGAGCACCTGTCAGCTGGATGCTCCAGCGGTCCATCCAGTAACTCCTCCTCCCCAGTCAAGAACACGTACGCCAACCAAAGCAACATCTCACCGGTCCAACCTGGGCCCCTTCCAGCTAATCTGGATGACCTAAAA GTATCAGAGCTCAGGCAGCACCTGCGTATTCGTGGCATGCCTGTCTCCGGCACCAAGACGGCCCTCATCGAGCGCCTCCGACCCTTCAAGGACTCCAACTCTGGCTCCTCGCCCTCTGGCTCCTCTGACATCACCACAGTGACCTTTCCTGTCACACCCACAGGATCCCTGTCTTCCTACCAGTCCCCGTCCTCCTCCAGCGCCCTGTCCCAGGGAGGATACTACCCTTAccccagcacctcctcctcccctcctatCTCCCCTGCCTCCTCCGAGCTGTCCCTCAGCGGTTCCCTCCCCGACAGCTTCAGCGACGTGCCCATGTCCTCGCCGACGCAGTTCGCCCTGCAGCCATCCCCGGCCCAGCTTGGCATGGAGGACGGCCTGGGCGGGGGAGGCCTGAGGGCGGGGGAGGGTGGAGATGGCGAGGAAGCTGAAAAAGATAAGATGCTGGTGGAAAAGCAAAAGGTGATTGAGGAGCTGACATGGAAGCTGCACCAGGAGCAGAGACAG GTTGAAGAGCTGAGGATGCAGCTTCACAAGAGGAAACGCTGCTATGGAGCAACACAGGACACCGTCCCCCCTCAGTCTCCATGCACCACCATGCACCACCAGCAGACTCCAGCCATGATGGGCCAGCACTTCTTTGGGGTGACTATCAAGCAGGAGCCCATGTCCTTGTCCTCCAGCTGCCCTCTGTCCTCTCCCAAACAGCTGAAGAGCTCTGCTGGCAGCTGCATGGAGGATATGGGACACTGCAACAACCCCCTTCCCAATATGGGGGGCCCCGGAGGGCCACAATGTATGGACACTTCCTCCGGCAGCCCCTCCACAATGTCTGCTTTCCTCAGTCCACAGTGCTCGCCACAAGACTCCCCCATTGGAAAACCTCCCAGTAGCCCCCAGCCTTCATCTCCCAATAAACCCTACTTGCTGTCACCTTCGCTGGGGAGAGACGGCTGCGGTCCCCCCCATCCCCACCCCCATCCCCAGGCCAATAACAGAGCACGCAACATGCAG ATGCAGCAGAAGAACGGTGGCCAGGCGATGAACTGCTCTTATCCCTCCGACCAGAGAGGCCTTCAGGGAGTCTTTAACAACTCCACTGCTTGTGGCCACAGCAGCTCAACCAAGTCTGACAACCACAATATGCAACCAAAG ATGTCAGTAGTGCCCTCTCCTCGGCATGTTGGCCAAAAGGGCCAGGTCTCTCCCCCTGCCTTCAGTAGCTCAGATTCAGATGCATCAGACTTAAGACAGCCCCCACGCTATGAGGATGCAGTCAAGCAG CAACTGACCAGAAGTCAGCAGATGGACGAACTTTTGGATGTGCTCATAGAGAGTGGAG AGATGCCAGCAAACGccagagaagagagggagagggccTCTGTAACCAAAGTTGTGCCTCACATTACTGTGTCCCCAGGGTGTCCCGGCCTCCTCATCCCTAGGTTCCACAGACACTACGAACACCTGTCCCCCAGCCAGCTCTCTTACAGCCACTCGGCCAATCACATCGCAGAGAGCCACCTGGAGAGTCTGCTGGGCAGTCCCATTGGCCGGGGAGGGGAGGTGGCTCTTCTTAAAATGGCTGCCGAGGACGGGGGGCAGGAAGATGAAGGAAACAGAGACGGCGAAGGGTACGGCAGCCCCCACAACCACCAGCGCCAGCCTCACCATCCCCAACAGGACAAACTTCTGACCAACAGAGATCTGATGGACACCCCTCTGTTGCCCATCAGTACCAAGTTGTCCTCCGTCTCCGAGGTGCAGGGGATGGTCAGCATGACTTTCAGCGAGACGCCGTGGGAGACGATGGAGTGGCTGGACCTGACGCCGCCCAGCTCGGCCACGGCCTTGGGTTTTGCTCCTCCCAGCGGGCCCAGCATCTTCAACACAGAGTTCCTGGATGTCACAGACATTAACCTGAACTCTGCCATGGACCTTCACCTGGAGCACTGGTGA